In Candidatus Marinimicrobia bacterium CG08_land_8_20_14_0_20_45_22, a genomic segment contains:
- a CDS encoding ferredoxin gives MKKVPIVTINEKWCKSCDICVHFCPKQVLEMGQFSAVVAHPEQCIGCKICENLCPDFAITVEFEEEKKQEELE, from the coding sequence ATGAAAAAAGTTCCTATAGTTACTATTAACGAAAAATGGTGTAAAAGCTGCGATATTTGCGTCCATTTTTGCCCAAAGCAAGTTTTGGAGATGGGGCAATTCAGTGCCGTTGTTGCTCATCCAGAGCAATGTATCGGGTGCAAAATATGCGAGAATCTTTGCCCGGATTTTGCCATTACGGTCGAGTTCGAAGAGGAGAAGAAACAAGAGGAATTGGAGTAA
- a CDS encoding 2-oxoacid:ferredoxin oxidoreductase subunit beta, translated as MIMDYLYYLRKDKMPHIWCDGCGNGIILKSILRVIDKLGWKKDDIALVSGIGCSSRTPGYVDFNTLHTTHGRALAFATGLKIAKPNLHVIVVSGDGDSTAIGGNHFIHACRRNIDISMVIFNNYIYGMTGGQVSPTTPTGKKATTAPYGNPDAPFDISLLAQGAGAAFVARTTVQQYARMDKFIEMAFTHKGFSVVEVLTPCPTSYGRKNKEGNGVTMLEYQKQNAVTIERAAKLSPEELQGKLVTGIFVDRDQPTYLERYDNVRNKAKKAIPKVRDGENYAIQI; from the coding sequence TTGATTATGGACTATTTATATTATTTGCGAAAAGATAAAATGCCGCACATCTGGTGCGATGGTTGCGGCAATGGGATCATCCTCAAATCAATCTTGCGCGTTATCGATAAACTTGGCTGGAAAAAGGACGATATCGCGCTCGTTTCCGGTATTGGTTGCTCCAGCCGAACTCCTGGATATGTCGATTTTAATACACTTCATACGACGCACGGACGGGCGCTGGCTTTTGCCACCGGTTTGAAAATCGCTAAGCCAAATCTACATGTCATCGTCGTCAGTGGTGATGGTGACTCAACGGCGATCGGCGGGAATCATTTCATCCATGCCTGTCGTCGGAATATCGACATCTCAATGGTAATCTTTAATAATTACATTTACGGTATGACCGGTGGACAGGTTTCCCCAACGACGCCGACCGGTAAAAAAGCCACGACGGCTCCCTATGGAAATCCTGATGCGCCGTTTGACATTAGCCTATTGGCGCAGGGAGCGGGAGCGGCATTTGTTGCGCGGACAACCGTTCAGCAATACGCGCGTATGGACAAGTTCATCGAAATGGCATTCACGCATAAAGGATTTTCTGTTGTGGAAGTTCTGACGCCGTGCCCAACTTCTTATGGAAGAAAAAACAAAGAAGGAAACGGTGTGACGATGTTGGAATATCAAAAGCAGAATGCCGTCACGATCGAACGCGCCGCCAAACTTTCCCCGGAAGAATTACAGGGAAAACTCGTCACCGGCATTTTCGTGGATCGCGACCAGCCAACGTATCTGGAACGATACGACAATGTCAGAAACAAGGCGAAAAAAGCAATCCCGAAGGTTCGGGACGGAGAAAACTATGCCATTCAGATATGA
- a CDS encoding LD-carboxypeptidase yields the protein MTRLKETKIFLFPVIICNFRRVSYDQQEMDKMFRLPRPLKVGDTIGIIAPASAAKRISLQKGIQYLKSQGFKVKTAINLSRGKFYLAGSDESRIESLETFFLDPEVDGIICARGGYGIMRIIDKIGYDKLSEIPPKVFVGYSDITALQMALLNKLGWITYSGPMVASDMGKEFDSFSENWLWKVVMAHPYPIELKNPPDRQLTAFREGVAEGKLIGGCFSLITPLLGTSYLPTLKDAILVIEDIDEKTYHLDKLFQIARLHGVFDQIAGLIVGDFVNCFPKNSSKCFTVEDYLKDFVGGYQFPVITNFAYGHIKQRFTLPFGIRAKIETSPAKVTLLGN from the coding sequence ATGACCAGATTGAAGGAAACAAAAATCTTTCTCTTTCCGGTTATTATTTGCAATTTTCGGCGTGTTTCGTATGACCAACAGGAGATGGATAAAATGTTCAGATTACCACGACCTTTAAAAGTCGGCGATACGATCGGTATCATTGCTCCGGCAAGCGCCGCCAAACGGATTAGCCTTCAAAAAGGAATTCAATATTTAAAATCTCAAGGCTTCAAAGTTAAAACTGCTATAAACCTCAGTCGGGGAAAATTTTACCTAGCCGGTTCGGACGAAAGCCGGATCGAATCACTCGAAACCTTTTTTCTCGATCCGGAAGTTGACGGAATCATTTGCGCGCGTGGCGGTTACGGAATTATGAGAATTATCGATAAAATCGGTTATGATAAGCTGAGCGAGATTCCGCCTAAAGTGTTCGTTGGCTATTCCGATATAACGGCTCTGCAAATGGCGTTGTTGAACAAACTCGGCTGGATCACTTATTCCGGCCCGATGGTCGCTTCCGATATGGGAAAAGAGTTCGATTCTTTTTCGGAAAACTGGTTATGGAAAGTGGTGATGGCGCATCCGTATCCGATCGAGTTGAAGAATCCACCGGATCGGCAACTAACAGCTTTTCGCGAGGGTGTCGCCGAGGGAAAACTCATCGGCGGTTGTTTTTCGCTGATCACGCCGCTTTTGGGAACCTCCTATCTTCCAACGCTGAAGGACGCAATTCTGGTCATCGAAGACATCGACGAGAAGACCTATCATCTTGATAAACTGTTTCAGATTGCCCGACTGCATGGCGTTTTCGATCAAATCGCCGGTCTCATTGTCGGTGATTTTGTGAATTGTTTTCCTAAAAATTCTTCCAAGTGCTTTACGGTCGAAGATTATTTGAAAGATTTTGTTGGAGGTTACCAATTTCCGGTCATTACCAATTTTGCCTACGGACACATCAAACAGCGTTTTACACTGCCGTTTGGGATTCGTGCCAAGATCGAAACGTCCCCCGCAAAGGTGACATTGCTGGGGAATTGA
- a CDS encoding 2-oxoglutarate ferredoxin oxidoreductase subunit gamma (catalyzes the ferredoxin-dependent oxidative decarboxylation 2-oxoglutarate forming succinyl-CoA), which produces MPFRYEIRLSGSGGQGLILVGKVLAEAAAIYDGLNATQSQSYGPEARGGASRSEVIISDGDIDYPKAEDIDLLLALTQEACDKYVGDLKETGVLIIDSQMVTKQLEGNYKVVSLPIIQSAVERLGKYIVSNIVALGIISKISGIVSEDAILHAIHARVPKGTEELNIQAYNMGVELAQKWLEEHSETR; this is translated from the coding sequence ATGCCATTCAGATATGAAATCAGACTCAGCGGTTCCGGTGGACAGGGACTTATTTTAGTGGGAAAAGTGCTTGCTGAAGCCGCCGCTATTTATGATGGACTCAATGCGACGCAGAGCCAATCCTACGGACCTGAAGCCCGAGGTGGAGCCAGCCGAAGCGAAGTCATCATCTCCGACGGTGACATCGATTATCCGAAAGCCGAAGACATCGATCTGCTTCTCGCATTGACGCAGGAAGCTTGCGACAAATATGTAGGCGATCTGAAGGAAACCGGCGTTCTCATCATCGATTCGCAGATGGTTACCAAGCAATTAGAGGGAAATTACAAAGTTGTATCGCTTCCCATCATCCAATCAGCCGTTGAGCGTCTCGGTAAATACATTGTCTCAAACATCGTTGCACTGGGGATCATCTCTAAAATCTCCGGAATTGTATCGGAAGATGCCATTTTGCACGCAATTCACGCGCGCGTTCCGAAAGGAACCGAAGAACTGAATATCCAGGCATATAATATGGGCGTCGAACTTGCCCAAAAGTGGCTTGAAGAACATTCCGAAACCCGATAA
- a CDS encoding 2-oxoglutarate synthase subunit alpha: MRESLPGFCHYGRVRRGEETRGIGVIVDNQKSNIRMMQGNSACAEGAIAAGCRFFAGYPITPSSEIAEDLAEKLPAIGGNFIQMEDEIAAMGAVIGASLTGVKSLTATSGPGFSLKQENIGFAAMTEVPVVIVNVMRGGPSTGLPTHTSQGDVMQARWGSHGDSGIIVLCPASVEEMFYMTVKAFNFSEKFRTPVILLPDEIIGHLTERIELPDYALLEIVNRSKPIVPPEKYLPYEMVESDIPPMAFFGEGYRYHVTGLAHDETGFPTNDPEKVEEQIRRINRKIERYRDEIVEVEDVFTEDMDVFVVAYGSTARSAKRAVMIARENGIKAGLLRLKTLWPFPDKEIEKIYRRANKIVVPEMNLGQIAHEVEWATRREKPVIRVNHVNGEPLTPKEIYERIKG, from the coding sequence ATGCGAGAATCTTTGCCCGGATTTTGCCATTACGGTCGAGTTCGAAGAGGAGAAGAAACAAGAGGAATTGGAGTAATTGTGGATAATCAAAAATCAAATATACGGATGATGCAGGGAAACAGCGCCTGTGCGGAAGGCGCTATTGCCGCCGGCTGTCGTTTTTTTGCCGGTTATCCGATTACGCCGTCTTCGGAAATTGCCGAAGATTTGGCGGAAAAACTGCCCGCGATAGGTGGCAATTTTATCCAGATGGAAGACGAAATTGCGGCGATGGGTGCTGTTATCGGCGCGTCATTAACCGGGGTAAAATCTCTCACGGCGACCAGCGGACCGGGATTTTCTTTAAAGCAGGAGAATATTGGTTTTGCCGCGATGACGGAAGTGCCTGTCGTCATTGTCAATGTGATGCGCGGTGGACCGAGTACCGGATTACCGACTCACACTTCACAAGGAGATGTTATGCAAGCACGATGGGGATCGCACGGCGACAGCGGAATCATTGTGCTATGTCCGGCATCTGTTGAGGAAATGTTCTATATGACCGTCAAAGCGTTTAACTTCTCGGAAAAATTCCGCACGCCAGTCATTCTTTTGCCTGATGAAATCATTGGTCATTTGACCGAAAGGATCGAACTGCCGGATTATGCGTTGCTTGAAATAGTCAACCGGAGTAAACCAATTGTTCCTCCGGAAAAATATTTGCCTTATGAAATGGTCGAATCGGACATTCCTCCGATGGCGTTTTTCGGCGAAGGCTACCGATATCATGTTACCGGATTGGCGCATGACGAGACGGGATTCCCGACGAACGATCCGGAGAAAGTAGAAGAACAAATTCGGCGCATTAACCGAAAAATTGAGCGATATCGCGACGAAATTGTCGAGGTAGAAGATGTTTTTACAGAGGATATGGACGTTTTTGTCGTCGCTTATGGCTCAACTGCCCGCTCAGCCAAACGCGCTGTTATGATTGCGCGGGAAAACGGAATTAAAGCCGGACTTCTGAGACTGAAAACGCTCTGGCCGTTTCCGGACAAAGAAATCGAAAAAATCTATCGGCGTGCCAACAAAATCGTCGTACCGGAAATGAATCTTGGGCAGATAGCGCATGAGGTTGAATGGGCAACCCGTCGGGAAAAACCGGTTATTCGTGTCAATCACGTCAACGGCGAGCCATTAACGCCGAAAGAGATTTATGAAAGAATTAAAGGTTGA